The genomic region CTCGTACTGGGATGCGCTGGTGCCGCAGCTGTCGCAGGCCACCGGATCGCAGATCATCACCTACGACCGGGCCGGTCTGGGCGCCAGCGAGGAGGTGAAGGGCCCATGGGACCCCGAGGCCGCCGCCTCCGACCTGCAGGCCGGTCTGCGTGAACTCGGCGTCACCCAGAACGTGGTCCTCGCGGGCCACTCGCAGGCAGGAGAGGTGGCCCACTACTTCGTCCTCGCGAACCCCGGCGTTGTCTCCGGGGCGGTGCTCATCGATGCCAACGTGCCGCAGTTCTTCACCGACACCCAGACCCAACGCCTCGTGGCGCTAACCGCGCCGCAGATCGAATCGCTCAAGAAGGCGCCGTCGACGAAGGCGAACCGCCAGCTCATCGCCACGGCCGACAACTTCGGTCCCACGCACCAGGCGTACCACAAGGTTTCCTGGCCCGACGGCGTTCCCGTCATCTATATCGTGTCGGAGAAGACGCCCTTCGATGGATCTCCGCAGGACGCTCAGGCCTGGCGCGACGCGGGGGCGGCGTTCACCAAGGCGGGGCCCGACCGCACACTCGTCATCGCCGAGGGAAGCTCGCACGACGTTCCCCAGGACGCGCCCGCCCTGGTGCTCAAGGAAATCGAACAGATGACCGCCACCGTCAAGTGAAGGCCATCGGGCCGACGGCTGACAGGACCGGCGAGCCTGGTTGACAGTGGTCGAGATTCGGGGAGCGGGCCGGAACTGCTTACGCGATGGGTAGCGTGTGTGCGGGTGTCGATCGATCGAGCCGTCGATCGGCGATGCGAGCCTCCGTGGACCACGGACGGACACCATGGTCGCTGGATCCCACGCGACGTGAGGACACCGACCGTGGGGACGTGCGGATCGCCGGCCAACATGAATCACCAGGCCGGCGGTTCGGCACGATGCGCACTGATGGAGTGAGATGACCGATAACAGCGGAATCGCCATGTCCGGCGGCTCCTCGCCCTCGCGGGAGGGCTCCGGGCCGGGTCGCGTCGCTCGCAGTGGTCCGATGACGCGCTCCGCGCTGGCCCAGCGGATGAGCCTGTTGGGCTGGTCACTGGTGCTGCTGCCGGGCGCGGTCCTGGGTGCCGTGCTGGCCACACTCTGGATCACCTCGATATCGATCGCCGCGCTTGGCGCCGGAATCCCACTGACCCTGCTCGCGACCGTACTGGTGCGCTGGTTTGCCGAC from Micromonospora lupini harbors:
- a CDS encoding alpha/beta fold hydrolase; protein product: MTTQKISRFHRAALALVLPVAVIAAAAGCDDSAAPKAAPAASSAAAVPSTSTSAAGPARAAPAAGLHMIANNGHQLAFHVTPGSSPTIVLDAGGGEDSSYWDALVPQLSQATGSQIITYDRAGLGASEEVKGPWDPEAAASDLQAGLRELGVTQNVVLAGHSQAGEVAHYFVLANPGVVSGAVLIDANVPQFFTDTQTQRLVALTAPQIESLKKAPSTKANRQLIATADNFGPTHQAYHKVSWPDGVPVIYIVSEKTPFDGSPQDAQAWRDAGAAFTKAGPDRTLVIAEGSSHDVPQDAPALVLKEIEQMTATVK